One region of Bombus affinis isolate iyBomAffi1 chromosome 5, iyBomAffi1.2, whole genome shotgun sequence genomic DNA includes:
- the LOC126916001 gene encoding kelch domain-containing protein 10 homolog, producing the protein MYTFKPFVFIKHEAQSIERPKARSGHRIVCDHKNLYSYGGFNPCIPDTDPDMQNDQTWISSKPLFKEVWKFNLITQQWKRLPGQNNMPNELASNAVILRGNALMVYGGTGVPFGHSCSNHLYVCNVNNGRMYIVPAKGDLPEPQYGQALICHGSYLYTVGGTTGYEYTCDIHRFDLRAGIWETVYICSGRDQSEPTGRYRHELAFDGKLIYVLGGGTATEAFGFSEIPAFDLETNKWIILNTYGDNDDNTVPEPRRCHGSVQYTNEKTGVTSVVISGGYNGDHVFSDVWRLDLNLLQWTCLRKCILPCPVYFHSAALTPEGRMYTFGGIVKENNKVVRTDAVHSVWLTIPKLSEICWQALIHYYPDLRHKSQDELLHMGIPLKFVQRIDWYDA; encoded by the exons atgtatacatttaaaccatttgTGTTCATAAAGCACGAAGCACAGAGTATAGAACGTCCAAAAGCTAGAAGTGGACATAGAATAGTCTGTGATCATAAGAATTTATATTCTTATGGAGGGTTTAATCCCTGTATTCCTGATACTGATCCTGATATGCAAAATGATCAGACATGGATCTCTAGTAAACCACTCTTCAAAGAAGTCTGGAAGTTCAATCTTATTACACAACAATGGAAACGCTTACCAGGTCAAAATAATATGCCCAATGAGTTGGCATCAAATGCAGTGATTTTAAGGGGCAATGCCTTGATGGTTTATGGTGGAACTGGTGTACCATTTGGTCATAGTTGTAGCAATCATCTGTATGTGTGTAATGTTAATAATGGTAGAATGTACATAGTTCCTGCAAAAGGAGATCTACCTGAACCCCAATATGGACAAGCTTTAATATGTCATGGGTCATATTTATATACCGTCGGTGGTACTACAGGATACGAATATACTTGTGATATTCATAGATTTGATCTTAGGGCTGGTATTTGGGAGACTGTTTATATTTGTTCTGGAAGAGATCAGAGTGAACCTACAGGACGATATAGACATGAATTAGCTTTTGACGGGAAACTTATATATGTTTTGGGAGGAGGAACAGCTACAGAAGCATTTGGTTTTTCg GAAATCCCTGCTTTTGACCTAGAAACAAATAAATGGATAATATTAAACACATATGGTGATAACGACGATAATACAGTGCCAGAACCTAGACGTTGTCATGGATCTGTGCAATATACAAATGAAAAAACAGGTGTCACATCAGTAGTAATCTCTGGAGGATATAATGGAGATCATGTCTTCTCTGATGTTTGGAGATTAGATTTAAATCTGTTACAATGGACATGTTTAAGGAAATGTATACTTCCATGTCCTGTGTATTTTCATTCTGCAGCTCTTACTCCGGAAGGACGCATGTATACATTTGGTGGTATCGTTAAGGAAAATAATAAG GTTGTAAGGACAGATGCAGTTCATTCTGTTTGGTTAACAATTCCTAAATTATCAGAAATATGTTGGCAAGCATTAATTCATTACTATCCAGACTTAAGGCACAAGTCACAGGATGAATTGCTTCACATGGGTATACCCCTAAAATTTGTGCAAAGAATTGATTGGTATGATGCATAA